Proteins encoded by one window of Verrucomicrobiota bacterium:
- a CDS encoding exo-alpha-sialidase has protein sequence MTCLAVGFISMTLTAAEPGGSSGGELLKQPGLVTKEFIYEQAPFPECHASTIAETKGGLVAAWFGGTGEKNPDVGIWVARHEGGKWTPPVEAANGVQSPTQRFACWNPALFQPKSGPLLLFYKVGPNPRDWWGMLKTSSDDGKTWSEARRLPEGILGPIKNKPIQLANGDLLSPSSTEDNGWHVHLERSSDLGKTWQKSVPVNGPFGVIQPTILTHTDGRLQILCRSQQRKIVESWSSDDGKTWSELAATALPNPNSGIDAVTLSDGRHLLVYNHTSRGRSPVNVAVSKDGKDWKAALVLEDQPGEYSYPAVIQTADGLVHITYTWKRVKVRHVIVDPAKLSLRDLSDGAWPR, from the coding sequence ATGACCTGCCTGGCCGTTGGATTCATCTCGATGACATTGACTGCCGCCGAGCCGGGTGGTTCCTCAGGAGGCGAGTTGCTCAAACAACCAGGACTCGTGACCAAGGAATTCATTTACGAACAAGCGCCCTTCCCGGAATGTCACGCCTCGACCATTGCCGAAACGAAAGGCGGACTCGTGGCCGCGTGGTTCGGCGGCACAGGCGAGAAAAATCCGGACGTGGGCATCTGGGTCGCGCGGCACGAGGGCGGCAAATGGACGCCGCCGGTCGAAGCCGCCAACGGCGTGCAAAGCCCGACGCAACGCTTCGCGTGTTGGAATCCTGCGCTGTTCCAGCCCAAGAGCGGGCCATTGCTGTTGTTCTACAAGGTTGGTCCGAATCCGCGCGACTGGTGGGGCATGTTGAAAACATCGAGTGATGACGGCAAAACGTGGTCGGAGGCGCGGCGCTTGCCGGAAGGTATTCTCGGTCCGATCAAGAACAAGCCAATCCAACTCGCCAACGGTGATCTGCTTTCTCCCAGCAGCACGGAAGACAATGGCTGGCACGTCCACTTGGAACGCTCCAGTGACTTGGGCAAGACCTGGCAGAAGAGCGTGCCGGTCAACGGGCCGTTCGGCGTGATCCAACCCACCATTCTCACTCACACGGATGGACGCCTGCAAATCCTCTGTCGCAGTCAGCAAAGGAAAATTGTCGAGAGCTGGTCCTCCGACGATGGCAAAACCTGGAGCGAACTGGCTGCGACCGCATTGCCCAATCCGAATTCCGGCATCGACGCGGTGACGTTGTCCGATGGCCGTCATTTGCTGGTCTATAATCACACTTCGAGAGGCCGCTCGCCCGTGAACGTCGCGGTTTCCAAGGACGGCAAAGACTGGAAGGCGGCATTGGTTCTGGAAGATCAACCGGGCGAATACTCCTACCCTGCTGTGATTCAAACTGCGGATGGACTCGTTCATATCACTTACACCTGGAAACGTGTCAAGGTCAGACATGTCATCGTCGATCCCGCCAAACTTTCGCTGCGGGACCTGTCGGACGGTGCCTGGCCCCGCTGA
- a CDS encoding methionyl-tRNA formyltransferase, whose amino-acid sequence MSPLRIIFMGTAEIACASLAALAQRPEFKPIAVVTQPDRPKGRDLKLQPSPVKVLAARLGVPVLQPHRARDEKFVQELRQLQPDLITVAAYGQILPPAILELPRFGCLNVHASLLPKYRGASPIQSAILHDESETGITIMRMDAGLDTGDILTQQATTIAATDDAETLHDRLANLGADLLVRTIPDYVAGKIKPRTQPAEGVSYAPKITKQNGRLDWTQPARTLWNRIRAFTPWPGAFTYLAAQPKPHLLKIWQADVVERPGRPGEIMLADKSGIIVACGGGALRILKLQLEGGRRLTAQEFLAGHELKPSQRLD is encoded by the coding sequence ATGTCACCGCTGCGAATCATCTTCATGGGCACCGCGGAAATTGCCTGCGCCAGCCTGGCGGCGCTGGCGCAACGGCCGGAGTTCAAACCAATCGCGGTCGTCACACAACCTGACCGTCCCAAGGGTCGTGATCTGAAGTTGCAACCCTCGCCGGTAAAAGTGCTGGCCGCGCGACTCGGCGTGCCCGTTCTGCAACCCCACCGCGCCCGCGACGAGAAGTTCGTTCAGGAACTGCGGCAGTTGCAACCCGACCTGATCACCGTCGCGGCTTACGGCCAAATCCTGCCGCCCGCGATTCTGGAATTGCCGCGCTTTGGCTGCCTGAATGTCCACGCGTCGTTGCTGCCGAAATATCGCGGCGCCTCGCCGATTCAATCCGCGATTTTGCATGACGAATCCGAAACCGGCATCACCATCATGAGAATGGACGCCGGCTTGGACACCGGCGACATTCTCACCCAACAGGCGACAACCATCGCTGCGACCGACGACGCGGAAACTCTTCACGATCGGCTGGCGAACCTAGGAGCGGATTTGCTGGTCCGCACGATTCCTGATTACGTCGCCGGAAAAATTAAACCGCGAACGCAGCCAGCCGAAGGTGTCAGCTACGCTCCGAAGATAACGAAACAAAACGGCCGCCTCGATTGGACCCAGCCCGCGCGAACACTCTGGAATCGCATCCGGGCCTTCACGCCGTGGCCCGGAGCGTTCACTTATCTTGCCGCTCAACCGAAACCGCACCTGCTCAAAATCTGGCAGGCGGACGTTGTCGAGCGCCCAGGTCGGCCTGGCGAAATTATGCTGGCCGACAAATCGGGCATCATCGTTGCGTGCGGTGGTGGCGCCTTGCGGATTCTCAAACTGCAACTCGAAGGTGGACGCCGGCTGACCGCGCAGGAATTTCTCGCCGGCCATGAGTTGAAACCTAGCCAGCGACTGGACTGA
- a CDS encoding very short patch repair endonuclease, with translation MADVFSIRKRSDVMSRIRSSGNKDTELTLVRLFRKARISGWRRCWPLIGKPDFVFREARLAVFVDGCFWHGCLKHSKPPRSNQTYWRAKMIRNKTRDLSVSRTLRKRDWRVLRIWEHELARKNEIRLLRRIQRALV, from the coding sequence ATGGCCGACGTGTTTTCCATCCGAAAGCGTTCCGACGTGATGTCGCGGATTCGTTCGAGCGGCAACAAGGACACGGAACTGACACTCGTTCGCCTATTCCGCAAAGCGCGCATCTCCGGTTGGCGTCGGTGCTGGCCTCTCATTGGAAAACCAGACTTCGTGTTCCGTGAAGCTAGGCTGGCAGTTTTTGTGGACGGCTGCTTTTGGCACGGCTGCTTGAAACATTCCAAGCCACCACGAAGCAATCAAACTTACTGGCGGGCTAAGATGATTCGAAACAAAACCCGTGACCTTTCCGTGTCTCGCACTTTGCGGAAAAGAGACTGGCGTGTGTTGCGAATCTGGGAGCATGAGCTTGCCCGCAAGAATGAAATTCGTTTGTTGCGGCGCATTCAAAGGGCATTGGTTTGA
- a CDS encoding nucleoside monophosphate kinase — protein sequence MKYRAILLFGAPGAGKGTQGKILGTIPNFFHFACGDVFRNMSVESEIGRVFIEYSSRGELVPDEPTIRLWRQHIENMTQTGQFNPATDTMVLDGIPRNLAQAKMLADTVKVRAVINLHCPDVNKLIKRLHHRALRENRLDDANLKIIRNRQKTYDLQTKPVLDFYGKKLVHNVDSTQKPVKVLSDILRIIAKL from the coding sequence ATGAAGTATCGCGCAATTCTATTGTTCGGGGCACCCGGCGCTGGGAAGGGAACGCAGGGCAAAATCCTCGGCACCATTCCCAACTTCTTCCATTTCGCCTGCGGCGATGTGTTTCGCAACATGTCTGTCGAAAGTGAAATTGGCCGTGTCTTCATCGAGTATTCCAGTCGCGGCGAACTCGTGCCGGATGAGCCGACCATCCGGCTCTGGCGGCAACACATCGAGAACATGACGCAGACCGGCCAGTTCAACCCCGCCACGGACACGATGGTTTTGGACGGCATTCCCCGCAATCTGGCGCAGGCCAAGATGCTGGCCGACACGGTCAAGGTGCGCGCGGTGATTAATCTGCATTGTCCGGATGTCAACAAGCTGATCAAGCGACTCCACCACCGGGCGCTGCGCGAAAACCGGCTCGACGACGCCAATTTGAAAATCATCCGCAACCGCCAAAAAACCTACGACCTTCAGACGAAACCCGTGCTGGATTTCTACGGGAAGAAACTCGTCCACAACGTCGATTCGACGCAAAAGCCCGTCAAGGTGTTGAGCGACATTTTGCGCATCATCGCCAAACTCTAG
- a CDS encoding HEPN domain-containing protein, with amino-acid sequence MDEATTDLVRDWLTRASHDLQAARILATADNPLLDAAIYHCQQAAEKAVKAWLQSKDDPFPKTHDIEELAEQAAKLNPDFQQLVKPAAVLTPYASAFRYPGGADEPMPTREEFDEALQHAQAIYDFVLNLLPAEARP; translated from the coding sequence ATGGATGAGGCCACCACGGACCTCGTCCGCGACTGGCTGACGCGCGCGAGCCACGACTTGCAGGCCGCGCGAATCCTGGCAACGGCGGACAATCCACTCCTGGATGCGGCCATTTACCATTGCCAGCAAGCTGCGGAGAAAGCGGTCAAGGCCTGGCTGCAATCGAAGGACGATCCGTTTCCCAAAACGCACGACATCGAGGAGTTGGCGGAACAGGCCGCTAAACTGAATCCCGACTTTCAACAACTCGTAAAGCCGGCGGCCGTCTTGACGCCTTACGCCTCCGCGTTTCGCTATCCCGGCGGCGCGGACGAACCGATGCCCACGCGCGAAGAATTCGACGAAGCCCTGCAACACGCCCAAGCCATTTACGATTTCGTGCTGAATCTGCTTCCGGCGGAAGCGCGACCATGA
- a CDS encoding DUF1211 domain-containing protein encodes MQKNRLEAFSDGVIAIIITIMVLELKVPQPTEQMPHPDELANLKPLLPVLLSYVLSFIYVGIYWNNHHHMFHSTKHVSGGILWANLHLLFWLSLFPFTTGWMGENHLAPTPTSVYGVVLLMAAIAYYILQRTIIAQQGRDSLLASAIGSDWKGKLSPALYLIAIPLAFVSPWIASGLYVFVALLWLVPDRRIERVLEKRGD; translated from the coding sequence ATGCAAAAGAACCGCCTCGAAGCGTTCAGTGATGGTGTCATTGCCATCATCATCACCATCATGGTGCTGGAATTGAAGGTGCCGCAGCCGACTGAACAAATGCCGCACCCGGATGAACTCGCCAACCTGAAACCGTTGCTGCCGGTGCTATTGAGCTACGTTTTGAGTTTCATCTACGTCGGCATCTATTGGAACAACCATCACCACATGTTCCATTCCACCAAACACGTCAGCGGCGGCATCCTGTGGGCGAACCTGCACCTGCTCTTCTGGCTGTCGCTTTTTCCCTTCACGACGGGATGGATGGGCGAGAACCACCTCGCGCCCACGCCCACGTCCGTCTATGGCGTGGTGCTGCTGATGGCGGCCATTGCTTATTACATTCTGCAACGGACCATCATCGCGCAGCAGGGCCGCGACTCCCTGCTCGCGTCCGCCATCGGCAGCGATTGGAAAGGTAAGCTCTCTCCGGCGCTCTATCTCATCGCCATCCCGCTCGCGTTCGTGAGTCCGTGGATTGCGAGCGGCTTGTATGTGTTCGTCGCCCTGCTGTGGCTCGTTCCCGACCGCCGCATCGAGCGTGTGCTGGAGAAACGTGGAGACTAA
- a CDS encoding nucleotidyltransferase domain-containing protein, translated as MKAINEGLLQTATQKLVAEFQPEQIWLFGSYAWGVPTEDSDVDLMVIVPRSDERSIKRMQRAHRCLRGIGFAKDVLVPTRAQVDRYKHLRASLFHQVLAKGRKLYG; from the coding sequence ATGAAAGCGATCAACGAAGGTTTGCTGCAAACCGCCACCCAAAAACTGGTCGCGGAATTTCAGCCGGAGCAAATCTGGCTCTTTGGTTCGTACGCTTGGGGCGTGCCCACCGAAGACAGCGACGTGGATTTGATGGTGATCGTTCCCCGCAGCGACGAACGCAGTATCAAACGAATGCAGCGCGCTCATCGCTGTCTGCGCGGGATTGGTTTCGCAAAGGACGTGCTCGTTCCCACGCGCGCCCAGGTGGATCGTTACAAACACCTGCGCGCCTCCCTCTTTCACCAGGTTCTCGCCAAAGGCCGAAAACTTTATGGATGA
- the msrP gene encoding protein-methionine-sulfoxide reductase catalytic subunit MsrP, which produces MFNIIRRPDWFIPERHVTPESVFLNRRRFLKQMGVTSAGLMSLPLLGCSKEAANPPAAATATPEPKPSGSPVSPGKYPYPRNPEFNPGWPLTNEKIAGTYNNFYEFSTTKDRVRQLVDKFVTAPWPVEISGLVEKPMTLDVQELIVTMPMEERVYRFRCVEAWGMIVPWTGFPLSKLIEKVSPKPEAKFIRWQTFNRPDQAPGWARLIQQGYPLPYTEGLRLDEAMNPLTMLVTGIYGKPLPKQHGAPIRIIVPWKYGYKSIKSIVKIEFVTQQPATLWETLAPDEYPFESNVNPAVPHPRWSQATERMIDSGDRVRTQPYNGYGSYVAKLYAK; this is translated from the coding sequence ATGTTCAATATCATTCGTCGTCCGGATTGGTTTATTCCAGAGCGGCACGTTACGCCGGAATCCGTGTTCCTGAATCGCCGCCGCTTCCTCAAGCAGATGGGAGTCACGAGCGCCGGCTTGATGTCGTTGCCGCTCCTCGGTTGTTCGAAAGAAGCGGCGAATCCACCTGCTGCCGCCACCGCGACACCGGAGCCGAAACCGTCCGGCTCGCCAGTGTCCCCCGGCAAATACCCTTACCCGCGCAACCCGGAGTTCAATCCCGGCTGGCCGTTGACGAATGAAAAGATCGCGGGCACGTACAACAACTTCTACGAATTCTCCACGACCAAGGACCGCGTGCGCCAACTCGTGGACAAATTCGTCACCGCGCCGTGGCCGGTCGAAATCAGTGGCCTTGTTGAAAAACCGATGACGCTCGACGTTCAGGAATTGATTGTGACGATGCCGATGGAAGAGCGGGTCTATCGCTTTCGTTGTGTGGAAGCGTGGGGCATGATTGTTCCTTGGACCGGTTTTCCGCTCAGCAAACTCATCGAAAAAGTTTCTCCCAAACCGGAAGCCAAATTTATTCGATGGCAGACTTTCAATCGTCCCGATCAAGCGCCGGGCTGGGCCAGGCTGATTCAGCAAGGTTATCCGCTGCCTTATACCGAGGGCCTCCGGCTGGATGAAGCGATGAATCCGCTGACGATGTTGGTCACCGGCATTTACGGCAAGCCGTTGCCCAAGCAGCATGGCGCACCCATCCGCATCATCGTGCCGTGGAAATACGGCTACAAGAGCATCAAGTCGATTGTGAAGATCGAGTTCGTCACGCAGCAACCGGCGACCTTGTGGGAAACGCTCGCGCCGGACGAGTATCCGTTTGAATCCAATGTCAACCCCGCCGTGCCGCACCCGCGCTGGTCACAGGCGACGGAACGCATGATCGACAGCGGCGACCGCGTCCGGACGCAGCCTTACAACGGTTACGGCAGCTACGTGGCGAAGCTGTATGCGAAGTGA
- a CDS encoding ATP-binding protein, translating to MAKSKTTPVEQPLAEQIRASEKSRMPVETMLATDERVLARITDGIYRQPSSALRELISNAYDADSAEVVILTDAPRFAQISIRDNGLGLSPEVLEHLIKHIGGSVKRSEEGKELGVTAKTDENRSPGGRQLIGKLGIGLFSVAQFTRHFLIITKTKGDTHRTIADITLGSVGGQQKLLPLKEGGRREIETGHARIWRERATDRNSHGTEVKLLDLLPRTRAELASDDLWTKIDYEKAEAEVEKTKPPAWHIGRMKPKQEELLEVQPQLPWDENDQPRERFEKFVNAVRDAAVETESVDLDIFLDRYLQTLWTLSVSAPLEYLEGHPFDLAGDEEFVFFEIENRARGQAKKLKLENGETPRKALRLKTPNGAPGERFDVFIDGVQLFRPILYRNLPKTKTAVKNPLLFIGHDSQKFEKKHVEMSGGPLVFEAYLFWSPRIIPKQHQGVILRVGNASGALFDRTFMGYQVSEQTRTRQITAEIFVREGLDGAINIDRESFNYAHPHYQYLVKWLHSALRQLANRHKEIGSDVRSHKLVTQGKRVREKVEEKVEAALKARGVEDVPEVVLLEPAKQSEARKLRSEGMIALRKNVVLPPSPAKYTTSAEGERRKLAEKKAVAVVQLLHGWGLLERLSFDEQEKLVRDILEIVLLEG from the coding sequence ATGGCTAAATCCAAAACCACCCCGGTAGAGCAGCCACTCGCGGAGCAAATTCGCGCGTCAGAGAAGTCACGAATGCCGGTGGAGACAATGCTTGCCACCGACGAGCGCGTGCTGGCTCGCATCACAGACGGCATTTATCGACAGCCTTCTTCGGCTTTGCGCGAACTAATCTCTAACGCATACGACGCGGATTCGGCAGAGGTAGTCATACTGACTGATGCACCGCGATTCGCGCAAATTTCCATCCGTGATAACGGGCTTGGCCTATCTCCCGAAGTGTTAGAGCACCTCATCAAACATATCGGTGGCAGCGTGAAACGGAGTGAAGAAGGCAAGGAGCTAGGTGTCACGGCCAAGACTGACGAAAACCGCAGCCCAGGCGGGCGTCAACTGATTGGGAAGCTCGGCATCGGTCTTTTCTCTGTTGCGCAGTTTACGCGACATTTTCTCATCATCACAAAAACAAAGGGCGACACCCACCGGACAATTGCGGACATCACGCTTGGCTCAGTCGGCGGGCAGCAAAAATTGCTTCCACTAAAGGAAGGCGGGCGGCGCGAAATCGAAACGGGACACGCACGCATTTGGCGCGAACGTGCGACCGACCGGAATTCTCACGGGACAGAAGTCAAATTGCTCGATCTGCTTCCGCGCACGCGCGCCGAACTGGCAAGTGATGACCTTTGGACGAAGATTGACTATGAGAAGGCGGAGGCCGAAGTCGAAAAGACAAAGCCGCCGGCTTGGCACATCGGTCGCATGAAGCCGAAGCAGGAGGAACTGCTCGAAGTGCAACCACAATTGCCGTGGGACGAAAACGATCAGCCGCGAGAGCGTTTTGAAAAGTTTGTAAACGCTGTGCGTGATGCCGCCGTGGAAACCGAGTCAGTTGACCTGGATATTTTCTTGGATCGATATCTGCAGACGCTCTGGACACTCTCTGTTTCTGCGCCACTCGAATATCTTGAAGGGCATCCGTTTGATTTAGCTGGCGACGAGGAATTTGTGTTCTTTGAAATCGAAAACCGTGCGCGTGGACAGGCTAAAAAACTCAAACTTGAAAATGGTGAAACCCCGCGAAAGGCCCTGCGACTCAAAACTCCCAACGGTGCTCCGGGAGAAAGGTTCGACGTGTTTATTGACGGCGTGCAGTTGTTTCGCCCGATTCTCTATCGAAACCTCCCGAAGACAAAGACCGCTGTAAAAAACCCATTGTTGTTCATAGGTCATGACTCCCAGAAGTTTGAGAAGAAGCACGTGGAAATGAGCGGCGGACCATTGGTGTTTGAAGCGTATCTTTTTTGGTCACCCCGAATTATTCCGAAGCAGCATCAAGGGGTAATCCTGCGCGTCGGCAATGCCTCGGGTGCGCTTTTTGATAGGACATTCATGGGATACCAAGTGTCAGAGCAAACGCGCACCCGGCAAATCACCGCAGAGATTTTTGTGCGCGAAGGTCTGGACGGGGCAATAAACATCGACCGCGAATCTTTTAACTACGCGCATCCACACTACCAATATCTCGTCAAATGGCTGCACTCTGCGCTGAGACAACTTGCCAACCGCCACAAAGAAATTGGCAGCGACGTACGATCACACAAACTTGTGACGCAGGGAAAGAGAGTCCGGGAAAAAGTTGAGGAAAAGGTCGAAGCAGCTTTGAAAGCACGTGGGGTGGAGGACGTTCCTGAAGTTGTTTTGCTTGAACCGGCCAAGCAATCAGAAGCGCGAAAGCTACGCAGCGAAGGCATGATCGCTCTCAGGAAAAATGTAGTGCTTCCGCCGTCTCCAGCGAAATACACCACTTCAGCGGAAGGCGAGAGGCGAAAACTGGCTGAAAAGAAAGCCGTCGCTGTTGTTCAGCTTCTGCACGGATGGGGATTGCTTGAAAGGCTGTCGTTCGATGAGCAGGAAAAACTTGTTCGCGACATTCTCGAGATCGTTTTACTGGAAGGTTAG
- a CDS encoding NAD(P)H-hydrate dehydratase has protein sequence MSVPVLSVAQMREWEQATWATGQTEAEVIRRVGQLVARRALQLTHPGETILILAGKGHNGDDARLAQEHLAGREVPLLNVTDPAAALVELKSLLKHRPALIVDALFGIGLNRPLDEHWIKLIDFVNAAGAPILAVDVPSGLDADTGEVFGGAIQASITLTLGAPKRGLLVQQAWSVVGRLEVAPDIGLVACPHMSELNWTLPDDFTGYPPPRPAAGHKGTCGHLVIIAGSRGFHGAAVLAARGAQRAQPGLITLLTSETVYQPVAAQLQAVMVSTWQPEPRLPATASAILFGPGLAAAEVPDELKITLRRLWKDSPLPMVVDASALDWLPVNSTVPKNAVRVITPHPGEAARLLKADSKQVQSNRPNTLREISKRFGDCWVVLKGHQSLVGRSAGEIFINSSGNPYLAQGGSGDVLAGYLGGLIAQPALQSDALKTIRYGVWQHGVSADRLSDEHSAWTVEDLVEQLSRNIHGSA, from the coding sequence ATGTCCGTCCCCGTCCTGAGTGTTGCGCAGATGCGCGAGTGGGAGCAAGCCACCTGGGCCACCGGCCAGACCGAGGCGGAGGTGATTCGCCGCGTCGGCCAACTCGTCGCCCGGCGCGCGCTGCAACTCACTCATCCCGGCGAAACGATTCTTATTCTGGCGGGCAAAGGTCACAACGGCGACGACGCGCGTCTGGCCCAGGAGCATCTAGCCGGGCGCGAGGTTCCTTTGTTGAACGTGACTGATCCAGCAGCGGCGCTGGTCGAATTGAAGTCGTTACTGAAACACCGTCCGGCGCTGATCGTTGATGCGTTGTTCGGGATCGGTCTGAATCGGCCGCTGGATGAACATTGGATCAAACTCATCGATTTCGTCAACGCGGCTGGAGCACCGATTCTCGCGGTGGATGTTCCTTCCGGTCTGGACGCGGACACGGGCGAAGTGTTTGGCGGGGCGATTCAAGCCTCGATCACGCTGACGCTCGGTGCGCCCAAACGTGGGTTGCTTGTGCAACAAGCGTGGTCGGTGGTCGGTCGGCTCGAAGTTGCGCCGGATATTGGTTTGGTTGCGTGTCCGCACATGAGTGAGTTGAACTGGACATTGCCCGATGATTTCACCGGTTATCCGCCGCCGCGACCGGCAGCGGGCCACAAGGGAACGTGCGGTCATTTAGTCATCATCGCGGGCAGCCGCGGTTTTCATGGTGCGGCGGTGCTGGCGGCGCGCGGCGCGCAACGCGCCCAGCCCGGCTTGATCACGCTGTTAACTTCGGAAACCGTTTATCAACCCGTCGCCGCCCAACTGCAAGCCGTCATGGTTTCCACGTGGCAACCTGAACCTCGATTGCCCGCGACGGCGAGCGCGATCTTGTTTGGTCCGGGCCTGGCCGCCGCCGAAGTGCCGGACGAATTGAAAATTACGTTGCGCCGGCTTTGGAAAGATTCGCCGCTGCCGATGGTGGTTGACGCGAGCGCGCTGGACTGGCTGCCGGTGAATTCAACAGTGCCCAAAAACGCCGTCCGTGTCATCACGCCGCACCCGGGCGAGGCCGCAAGGTTGTTGAAGGCTGATTCGAAACAGGTCCAATCCAATCGCCCGAACACATTGCGCGAAATCTCGAAACGATTCGGAGATTGTTGGGTGGTACTGAAAGGACATCAATCGCTCGTCGGTCGAAGTGCCGGGGAGATTTTCATCAATTCATCGGGCAATCCTTATCTGGCGCAAGGCGGCAGCGGCGACGTGTTGGCCGGGTATTTGGGTGGGTTGATCGCTCAACCGGCTTTGCAAAGTGACGCCCTGAAAACCATCCGCTACGGCGTGTGGCAGCACGGCGTTTCTGCCGATCGTCTCAGCGATGAGCACAGCGCCTGGACGGTGGAGGACTTGGTGGAACAGTTGAGCCGCAACATTCATGGAAGCGCGTAG
- a CDS encoding DNA cytosine methyltransferase has translation MISTTEQAINGTNRPSNRSEQSLAVQCTPPTAPGAVDLCCGLGGLSLAAKKLGVQIVAGVDVNSSALKTFSKNFPATKALEGSVRSKTILAECAKLLEPFKAANQPTIILSGPPCQGFSAAGSRDPADPRNQVLVAVARAVSKLQPDCALIENVSMLLADKHSDRIRKFEQIIQQGEFHITHIVLDASEFGVSQKRRRAFFLVTKQPIDEHVVLERLEEFKTDPVGARETLNGLSDPKVRPDDYDDDKDYGGVANHFAMRHSERVMKKIAAIDPGTGPMSYRRLHPTRLSNTLFSGHRAPPAHFKEPRSITVREAARLQGFPDSFRVYGSFANQMEQVTNAVPPPLAKAVLSVLAELADIPVCLHG, from the coding sequence GTGATTTCAACGACCGAACAGGCAATCAATGGCACGAACCGACCGTCTAACCGTTCGGAACAAAGCCTCGCCGTCCAATGCACCCCGCCCACTGCGCCGGGTGCGGTTGATTTGTGCTGCGGTTTGGGTGGGCTGTCTCTGGCCGCCAAGAAACTAGGTGTGCAAATCGTCGCCGGCGTGGACGTCAATTCAAGCGCTCTCAAGACGTTCTCCAAAAACTTCCCTGCCACCAAAGCTTTGGAAGGAAGCGTTCGTTCCAAAACAATTCTCGCGGAATGCGCAAAGTTATTAGAACCATTCAAAGCTGCAAACCAGCCAACGATAATTCTTTCAGGGCCGCCATGTCAGGGTTTCTCCGCTGCCGGTTCTCGCGATCCCGCAGACCCGCGCAATCAGGTGCTGGTTGCCGTTGCGCGCGCTGTCTCAAAGCTACAGCCTGACTGTGCACTGATCGAAAACGTCTCGATGTTACTCGCAGACAAGCACAGTGATCGAATTCGGAAATTTGAGCAAATAATTCAGCAGGGCGAGTTTCACATCACGCACATCGTTCTCGACGCATCGGAATTTGGAGTGTCACAGAAACGGAGACGCGCATTCTTTTTAGTGACCAAGCAGCCCATCGATGAGCATGTCGTTTTGGAGCGACTGGAGGAATTCAAGACCGATCCCGTTGGCGCAAGGGAAACGCTGAATGGATTGTCCGATCCCAAAGTCCGTCCCGACGACTACGACGATGACAAAGATTACGGTGGCGTTGCCAATCATTTCGCCATGCGGCACTCTGAGCGAGTGATGAAGAAGATTGCGGCCATTGACCCAGGCACTGGCCCGATGTCATACCGCCGCCTGCATCCGACTCGCCTTTCGAACACGCTTTTTTCCGGCCACCGAGCGCCGCCTGCACACTTCAAAGAACCGCGCAGCATAACCGTGCGAGAAGCTGCCAGACTTCAGGGATTCCCGGACAGTTTCCGAGTTTATGGTTCTTTCGCCAATCAGATGGAACAAGTGACCAACGCTGTGCCGCCTCCGCTTGCGAAAGCAGTTCTATCCGTACTTGCCGAGTTGGCCGACATTCCTGTCTGCCTGCATGGCTAA